The Bacillaceae bacterium IKA-2 DNA window ATTAATGGGCCACTTTTAGAGTATCATAAACATTATTAATGATGATGATAGGATGATACGAGGGGACGGTTCTCTTGTTTCATAATATCACTTTGTAATTTTAAGGAGTTCCTATGGGTGAAATATTGCTGTAGGACTTTTTTTATTTTCTCTAACTTGTTCATTCTAATATCCCGAAATTTTTTTCTCGAGAACGGTACTTGTCAAGATAATTGCCGCTTTTTCCTTTTTAATAGGATAATTGATTTGTTGTGCAGGGGTTAAGAAGAAGTCTCTCTAGAAATTAAACTTTTATCTGATGTTAGCGGAAACGTGAGAACCGTCCCCGCGTTTCAGGCAAACCTAGAAAAAGTACGCGACCTAATTTATTTAAGATGATAAACTTCAAAAAAAATTATCTCCGGTGATGTCAATGCCATTATTAGCATCAAGTCTTATAGCCGGTGGATTATCAACATCTGCCCAAGAAGATGTCTATGATAAAACAAAATTGGGTCATACTATTCAATCCTCAGTAAATCACGGAGATACAGTTTCTACACTCGCTAAGAGTTTACCAGGTTCACCAGAAAAAGGGATGATGATAAGATCAATAGCTAAAACAAAAGAATATCGTCAAACGCAAAAAGCAATAGCAGAACGTACTTTTTCGATTACTTATTTAACATTACCATAATTTGTAATTTTTACACTAAAAAAAAGCATCTGACCCATTACTTAAAGCATAACCGCATCGGCGGTCAGTCACTTTTTTTCTAAATCATCTCAAAGTTTTAACAGTTAGTTAAAAAAACTTCTTATCTTGATAACAATTTGGTAACAATTTTCCTTTATATTTAAGGGAGTCCAAAAGGACAATTCGTAAGAGTCAGAGAAGGGGTATTAAAAATGAAAAAGAAATTCGTGTTAACTTTATCAAGTATATTATTATCTATAGGATTATTAGTGGGGTGTTCGAGTGCCGAGGAACCAGGATTTGAAGATGATCCAATCCAAAATGAAAATCCCGAACAAAATGAAACGGAGTTTGATCCTGCAGGAAATGAAAATGATATGAACGAAGGTATGAACGAAGGTATGAACGAAGGTATGAACGAAGGTATGAACGAAGGTATGGATGGAGAAATGAACGGAGAAATGGATGGAGAAATGAACGGAGAAATGAACGGAGAAATGAATGGCGAGATTTTAAATGAAGATCAAGATGAAACAGAACAACCATAAGAATTAATTTCATAACAGTAAGTTAATTGACTGATTTCTCACTATCTATTGAAGTGGGGAGTCAGTTTTTTTTTGTGATAATACGGTGTTAAATGCAATAGCTAGTTCTTTTTAATAATTGTGGAAAAAATGTTAATACAACCATAATAAATTGTTCTTATTACGATCATAGTTAGGTCATATTTTTATTTTATAGTAAGAACAAGCAGTTAAAAGAGCTGCTAAAAATGTTGGGAAAGGTGCTGTTAGCCGATAACAACTTTACAGTTTTACCTACTTAGTAACATTTGGTAATGCTTATTATTTATTTATGAACATAAAACATTATTTATTTAAGAACATAAAACATTATTTATTTAAGAACATAAAACGAGGAGGAAAAAAATATGGAATTCAAACCAAGAAAAAGTACGCGACCTAATTTAAGAAGATCAACTTCAAAAAAAATTATCCCCGCGGTGATGTCAATGACATTATTAGCATCAAGTCTTTTAGCTGGTGGATTATCAACATCTGCCCAAGAGGGTGGCTATGATAAAACAAAATTGGGTCATACTATTGAATCCTCAATAAATCACGGAGATACAGTTTCTACACTCGCTAAGAGTTTACCAGGTTCACCAGAAAAAGGGATGACGATAAGATCAATAGCTAAAAATAATCATACAGCAAGTGTTGATACCCCTACCGATGAAGAAGCACTAGAAGTTGAAGCTGATGCTGACGCAGAAGTAGAAGTAGAGGCTCCAATTGTTGACGAAGGAACTGATGATGACGCTGATGATGACGCTCCAATTGTTGACGAAGGAACTGATGATGAAGCACTAGATGCTGACGCTGATGTTGACGCTCCAATTGTTGACGAAGGAACTGATCCTGACGCACTAGATGCTGACGCTGACGTTGACGCTCCAATTGTTGACGAAGGAACTGATGAAGATGCACTAGATGCTGACGCTGACGTTGACGCTCCAATTGTTGACGAAGGAACTGATGAAGAGGCACTAGATGCTGACGCTGACGTTGACGCTCCAATTGTTGACGAAGGAACTGATGATGACGCACTAGATACTGACGCTGATGTTGACGCTCCAATTATTGACGAAGGAACTGATGATGACGCACTAGATACTGACGCTGAAGTTGAAGAGCCAATTGTTGAGGAAGGAACTGATGAAACCTCAATAAATCACGGAGATACGGTTTCTGAAGTGGCTAAGAGTTTACCAGGTTCACCTGAAAAAGGAAAGACGATAAGTTCAATTGCTAAAAAGAATCATTCAGAAAAAGTTGAAACTCCTACTGATGAAGAAGCACTAGATGTTGAAGCTCCAATTGTTGACGAAGGAACTGATGATGACGCAGCAGAAGTTGAGGCTGAGGATGTTTCAACTGAAAATATGGGTAATCATAAGAACTGGGTCATTAATTCATATCATACATTGATAGATTCATATAAAGATTTAATAGATTATCACAAACATACTATTAGTAACAAATTAGATAATCAGGAAGAAGCAAGAGATGAAGACGGAACAAACGAAGAAGCAACAGATGAAGACGGAACAGATGGAGATGCTATAAACGAAGACGCTACAAACGAAGATGCTACAGATGAAGATGCTACAAACGAAGACGGAACAAAGGGAGAAATGAAAGATCATAAAAAACATCTTTCCGTTTTAGATAATTTAGTAGAATATTATAATCAGCTTCAAGCTGCATATAGTAGTTTTCTATCTAATTTAAAATAATTATCATACTGAGGAACCCTGTTTTAAGGGTTCCTTTTTTTTAGGGGTAAGAAAACATAAAATGATACGAGGGGACGGTTCTCTTGTTTCATAATATCATTTTGTAATTTTAAGGAAGTCCTATGGGTGAAATATTGCTGTAGGATTTTTTTATTTTCTCTAACTTGTTCATTCTAATATCCCGAAAATCTTTATTATCGAGAACGGTACTTGTCAAGATAGTTGCCGCTTTTTACTTTTTAATAGGATAGTTGATTTGTAGTGCAGGGGTTAGGAGTCCCTCTATAAATTAAACTATTATCTGATGTTAGGGGAAACGTGAGAACCGTCCCCGCATTTCACCGATATATTCAAACTAATCTCAATGACGCATCGCTATTGGGATTAGCTGCATCGATCGCCACCATTAATAGATTCTCAGACCCCGTTTCTCTTATAAATTGTGCCCACCGACTTCCGTTTTTTCCTTGAATATGGTTCAATAAATTATAAGCCATTGTTTTCATCTCCTTTTGTAAGGGTTGTATTTAGAAGTACTGTGGTAGGTCCTTCTATTTTACAATGAAAGCGATGGTCTTTTTAATTAACTTGAACTATTTTCTATACTAGGCACTTTTTACTAGAAATACAACGGAAATTTCTGAACTGTGTCACCAGAGTCAGGGACCGATTTTCATCACAAAGAATGGTTATGGAGATTTGGTTGTCATGAGTATGGAAACTTATGAGAAGTCTTTAGCGAAGTTAGAGTTATACCAAAAGTTAGCTGAAGCAGAAGCGCAAATTAAAAATGGGGAAGAACTTTTAGATGGAGAAGAGGTCTTTAATGATCTAAAGAAAAAATATCGAAGAAAATAAAATGTTGGAGGTGCAGACCAAATTGAAATCATATATTGTTAAAATTAAACTAGAAAAATCTGATCCAGTAATATGGAGAAGAGTTGTTATGCCAGCAGGAGCTACATTTAACCGGCTTCATGATATCATCCAAACTGTGACCAATTTTCAGAGCGGTTATCCTCATGGAGCATATCATCTATTTGAATTTGATTTGACCAAAGAAGACAAGAGTGTCACCAATGATGAAGAATCTTATTTGGAGCATCAGCACTATAAGAAAAACAAAAAAATGTACGAAGAGCGCTTAAAGAGAATGCCACCTGAAATGCTTGAGTTTGAGAAGCCATATCAGGAAAGGCTGAAAAGAGAGGTGCGTAAGCCCACCACGCTTAAAGTGGATGAGTATCTTGAGAAGTACAGAGATATAAAATATGCTTATGACTTTGGTGACGATTGGCATTTCATTGTGAAGCTTGAGCAAATTGTTCATGATTATTATTTTGGTTATCCAACCCTGTTAGACGGAGCGGAGACAGCACCACCTGAAGATGTAGGTGGGATACATAGTTTTTATGAATTTCTGGAAGCCTATCGTGATGAAAAGCATCCTGAACATGAAGATATGAAGACATGGGCTGAATCACTTTATTTCAGAGAGTATGACCCGGATTGGATTAACGACAGACTGAAGGGTATTAACTATAAGAAAACCGAGTGGGATAAAATTAATCACGATCAATACCAGATTATTGAAGATAAGTATCGGAAGTGATTCCGCGTCCCACGTGAGTGCCCGGTTAAGAGAACAGAGGGGACGGTTCTCTTGTTTCATAATATCACTTTGTAATTTTAAGGAAGTCCTATGGGTGAAATATTGCTGTAGGATTTTTTTATTTTCTCTAACTTGTTCATTCTAATATCCCGAAATTCTTTATTTTCGAGAACGGTACTTGTCAAGATACTTGCCGATTTTTCCTTTTTAATAGGATAATTGATTTGTTGTGCAGGGGTTAGGAGTCCATCTATAAATTAAACTATTATCTGATGAAACTCGAAAACGTGAGAACCGTCCCCGCGTTTCCACCGCGCTCTCTCTGAGCAAATCCCTGACTATGATAGTTTTTTTATAATTCCAAAAAAAGTAGTGTTGAATATATCTTATCTTAGTAATATGATGGATATAATCTTTTTCTAGCAAGGACTTGACTTCCCCATACATAGTAACGGAGGGCAATAAATGATAAATAAATTGAAAGCGCTTTATTCAAATGTGACGGAACCTATTAGGAGTAGTATTACAAAGAAATATGTGATCCTATTTGCGTTGACTTTTATTATTCCTAGCCTGCTAATATATCAGTTGATTGTTGGTTATGCAGAGCGAATGATAGAGAACGATATTATTGAAACAAATGTTTCTATTACTGATAGTATTGTAAAAAGAATCAATAAAGAAGTTAGCGATATTGTCCTACAACTACATTTAATTTCTGGGAATGTTATAGATAATGAACTAGATGTAGATATAATTTTTGAACGCTCAAAAATAGCAATCTCTCAAAGTCCAATCGTCCATACGATCTATTTTCTTAACGAAAATCAAAAAATGATCTTTGAAGCTCCTTTTGAACCCGAAATAGAGCCTTCTATCTATTATGACTACCCTATGTTCGAGCAAGTTAAAAGGAGTCTTAACTATGCGGTATCAGACTTTGCTCCTAATTCCCGTGGTGATACCGTTGTATCAGTGGCAATTCCAGTACTAAATAAAAAACATGAATTTAAAGGTGTTTTAATTGCTGAACTTGGGAAGGATTATCTCTCATCTGTGTTAAAAAGTTTTATTGGAACAAAAGGTCATTTTAGTTTTATCGTTGATAATCATGGAAAAGTCCTTTCCTCTACCAATGGAAATGAAATAGGATTGGACTATTCCTCAGAATTAATTGTTAAAAAGTTATTTCAAGATTCATTTGGTGTTATGAAGGAGACGTATCTTGATGAAAAAAGTGTAATTGCCTACCAAACGATGCGTGATGGTTGGGCCTTAGCATATGGAGTACCAGAAAGCATAGCATTTGAACCGATTCGCAAGCTATCGTTCCTTTTTACAATTAGTTTTTTAGGGGTTTTTGCTCTTTCAATCCTTTTTATATGGATGGGGATGCGTAATATTGTTTATCCAATTGTTCGGCTAACAAATTATGCGAAGGAATATCGCAAAAAGATGTACTATGAGCCTATAGGTAAACATCAGCGCTATCAAAATGATGAATTAGGAGTACTGAGAAAAACGATTATTTCAGTAGGAAACAGTAATTATCAAAAACAAAAAATGTTGGAGGAAAAGGAAAGATATCTTCATGATGTTATTGAGGGAATACCCTATGCAATTGTAACGGTAAATAAAAATGCTGTGATCACATATGTTAATCAGCAGTTTGAAAATATGGTAGGTTTTTCTCGTGATGAATTGATAGACGTACTTTTATCAGAACTCCCAATAAAAAACGATAAAAACGACTTCAGGTTACTACATTCTTTAGTATCTAAAAATACCTCAAGTGAATGTGAGAGTTATATTATTAATGCAGATGGTCAAAAGCATATTGTCAAAATAGCAACCGCAAAATTATATAATGAGCAAAAAGAGGCAATTGGTAGTATTGCTGTTTTACAAGATATTTCTCAAATGAAATTGTTAGAATCACGCCTAAAGCAAAATGATAAGCTTGCAATTATCGGACAAATTACTACAGGAATTGCCCATGAGATAAAGAATCCTTTAGCTATTTTATCGGGGTCCGCTGAGTTATTAGTAGAAGAAGTAGAGGAAGAAAACAGTTCTTCTGAAATAGTGGAATTATCAAAAGATATTCATCAAGTAGTCCGTAGGATGAATGATATTGTAAATAACTTTCTCAATTTTGCAAAAATAAATAAAAAGGACGCTGAGTCACTTGATGTTTCGATGGTGATGGAAGAAGTATTGCATCTTGTCCGTTTAAAAACTAGTGAGTCGAGAATAGAAGTGATTCGACAGTATGAACCTACGTCCGAAATAATAGGCCTTCATGATCAATTAATACAAGCTTTTTTAAACTTGATTCTAAATGCAATTGAGGCAATGCCTACTGAAGGGACATTAACTGTATCAATTTTTGAGGTAATACAAGCAAAACAGGGAAGATGTGTAATTGTAGCTATAGATGATACTGGACCGGGTATTCCTGAAAAAGATGTGGAGTGGTTATTTGATCCATTTTTTTCTACAAAAGAAACAGGTAATGGACTGGGGTTAACCATCGCTAGAGATATAGTCAGAGAGCATAACGGTGAATTGAAAATAGAAAGTTCAAGTGAGGGAACATCGTTTCAGTGTTGTTTTTTAGTAAATACGGGGGTGGAAGTGGAGAATGAATAAACAATTATCAGTATTAGTAGTAGATGATGAAGTGCAACTATGCAAATTAGTCGCCCGTAAATTGAAAAAATCAGGTATTCTATCCCACCTTGCCCATGATGGAGCTGGTGCATTATCAGTATTAAATAATAAACAAATTGATGCGGTTATTTTAGATTATATGCTACCTGATATGACCGGATTGGATGTACTAAAAGAAATCCAAAACAGAGGTGGAAATATTCCAGTTATCATGTTAACAGCGTACGCAAACGTAGAAAGTGCTGTTTCTGCAATGAAGTTAGGGGCTACTGATTATCTAAATAAACCGATAGAATTAGAGGAGTTAAAAAATATCGTAGTAAAGAGTTGTTACCATAAGGTTAAAGAACCTAAAAAGGGTGAAAAATTAGGAGAAGATATATTCGCTTTTCAAAACAAAAAAATAAAACAGGTGATGGAGCTTTTAACTCAAGTGAAGGAAACCGACGCCAGTATTTTAATTTCAGGTGAAAGTGGCGTTGGAAAGACAGTTCTTGCTCGATGGGTTCATGAACAAAGTAGTCGTAGTAAAAAACCTTTTTTTTCCATCAACTGTGCTGCGATCCCAGAGTTATTATTGGAAAGTGAGTTGTTTGGCTATCAAAAAGGAGCATTTAATGGCGCAACAACTTCAAAGGTTGGAAAACTTGTGTCGTCAGATGGAGGGACGATTTTATTAGATGAGATTGGAGATATCTCACCGAACATGCAGGCGAAATTATTACATCTACTTGAAGATAAGCGTGTCATGCAGTTAGGTAGTAATGATTTTCAAACTGTAGATGTAAGAATTATTACGGCCACAAATAAGGACGTAAAAGAATTAGTAAGAAAAGGTGATTTTAGAGAAGACTTGTATTATCGCTTAAATTTGATTGAAGTAGAGGTCCCACCATTACGAGAACGGAGGGAGGATATTCCGCTTTTAATTAAACAGCAGCTTATAAAATTAAATGATAAATACAAAAAGAAAATAGAAATTGATCCGCGTAGTGTAACCATTTTTACAAACTACCAATGGCCAGGAAACATAAGAGAATTACTTAATACCCTTGAAAGAGCTCATATCTTAAAGCGTTTCGGTACGATTGTTCCAGAGGATTTAGTTAAAGCTTCATTTCAAATTGAGGAATTACAACACGAGTTATTGACAGGGAAAATAAATAAAGATTTCTTTTCTGGAAATCTTCCAGAAGTATTAGAAGAAGTTGAAGAACAAATGATTAAGAAAGCTCTAATAGAGACGAACGGTAACCAAACGAAAGCTGCAGAAAAACTAGGAATTGCAAGGCATACACTAATCTACAAAATAAAAAAATTCAGTTTAAAACTATAAGGTGGTTATAATGCAAAAGAAGTCATTCTACATCGTAGGGAACATTCTTATTTTCGTATGTATGATATTACTAGTCTCCTGCAGCTCTAAAACAAAAATATTAGAAGAAATACCGACCAATACTTCGGATCTGCCAACGATAACTATTGGATCTAAACTGTTTACAGAACAGTATATTTTAATGACGATGACATCGTTACTTTTACGAGATAATAGCTATAAAGTCAATGAAATACGTTTTTTAGATAGTCCTACTATCCGTAACGCGATTGAACAACAAGTAATTGATATATATTGGGAATATACGAGTACAGCTAGGATTATCTTTCATAAGCAACCGGTAATCTATGACTTTGACGAAGTATATAATGCGGTGAAGGAATATGATGAAATCGATAATTTAATTTGGCTTGAAAGAAGTGACTTTAATAGCAGCTGGGGAGTAATTGTAAGGAATTTGTTTGCCGATAAACATCAATTGGTGACGATTAGTGACTTGATAGGTTATATGAAGGAAAATGATGCTCCATTAAAGTTTGCAACAAATGATGAATTTCTAATTCGAGAGGATGGGCTAGGTCATTTACAACAAGTGTATGATTTATCTTTAAATGATCATCAAGTACTTCCAGTAGATACGAGCTTATTGACACTTGCCGTAAAAGAGGGTAGAGTAGGCGTTTCAATTGGAATGATTTCAGACAGTCGGATTAGTGAATACGACTTAATTGTACTCCATGATGATCAACAAGCCTTTCCGTCGTATCACGCAACACCAGTCGCTACTCAGGAATTAGTAGAGGAACATCCTACTGTAAAAATACTACTAAATCAACTCTCTAAAAGTATTACACATCAAGATATGATCGAGCTAAATTATCAAGTAGATGTACTCCAAAATGATGTAATAAAAGTTGCAAAAGCATTTCTCATTGAGAAGGGTTTATTAAATTAAATTTATAACCGAGCATATACTAAAAATGAATGTAATTAGAAGACCAGTTGAAAAATTGGTCTTCATTTTCCTGTTCCTGAAAAAAACATGGGCACTCTTTTGAGAGAGCCCATGTTTTTTTATTTAAGTTGGTTCAATTAATTGTAGGTATTTTATTCATCTTTATAACTAAATTTTTTTTGAATTGCTTGAATGTTAAGAATAAGTGAAAAATTAACCTAGATTGTAGAAATTATCTACAGTTAAGTGAAGAAAATTTCTACAAACCTGATAGAAAAAAAGGTGCTAACATACATTTAAATCATTCTTTTGAATTTTTAAAAATATATTGAGTGAAAGCGCTTTAAACAGAAAGGGGGGTAAATATAAAAATTACTGAATTGAAATTAAACAACAATTATTATCGTTCTCTTAATGTATTATTCGAGATTAATTGAAAAGAGAAGAAGGTGTTGGATTGAAAGAGATAAGGATGGAAGAAGACTCATTCGGATCGATGGCACTTCCAGTAGATGCACTGTACGGAATTAATACGTATAGAGCAATTGAAAATCTATCATTCTCAGATAAAATTTTACAAGGTTACCCCGAATATATTTCAGCTCTAGTTGTTGTCAAAAAAGCTGCGGCAAAAGCAAACATGGAAGCTATGGTGTTATCAGAAAAAATCGGTAATGCTATTATATCAGCTTGTGATGAGCTTTTAGCAGGAGGGTATCACCAACATTTCCTAATAGATATGTTACATGGTGGCGGTGGAATTGCTACAAATATGAACATCAATGAAGTGATTTCTAATCTTACAAATAAAAAGTTAGGTAGTGCGATTGGTGATTATTCACCCGTACATCCAATTGACCATGTAAATGCATCACAGTCAACATCTGATGTGTGTCATACCGCAAGTAGAATAGCATTAATTAAAAGTTTTAAGCCATTGCAGAATGAAATAGAAGCTGTTATTGGTAGCTTGGCTGAAAAAATAGCGGATTTTGGAGAGATTACAACCATTTCTCGAACTTGCTTACAAGACGCAATGCGCGTAAAGCTAGGTGAAACGTTTAGCGGGTATGAGGCTATGTTGAAGCGGCGTCTTGACTCAGTAAATGAAGCAGTAGAAAAGCTCCATCAGATAAACCTTGGTGGTACTGTTATCGGTTCGGGCATTGGTGCACCAAAGGAATATCGTGATGTTGTCGTTCAAAAGCTTTGCGAGGCTTCTAATTTACGACTTTATCATCGTGAAAATTTGTTTGATGCAGCACAAAATATTGATGACATTGCAAACGTTTCAACTCAATTACGTCTATTAGCTTCAGGTCTAATCAAATTAGCAAAAGATTTACGACTTCTTTCATCAGGTCCTGAGGCCGGTTTTTCAGAGATAGTACTACCATCAGTTCAGGCGGGGTCGTCATTTTTCCCTGGTAAAGTAAATCCGGTTATACCAGAAACATTAATTCAATGTTGTTTTCAAATCATTGGCATTGATCAAACTGTCCAAGCGGCACTTGAGCATGGAGAGTTAAATTTAAACGTTTTTGAAGGTGCAGCAGTTACAAATAGTTTTGATGCCATGAATATGCTTGAAAAAGCACTTAGGACCTTTCGGAAAAATTGTCTGAATGGGATAAAAGCAAATCTAGAAAGATGTGAGGAACTGTCAAACAGTTATATTCCACTAGTTGTGGAATTGAAGGAAATACTTGGATATTCAGTTACCTCCTCAATGATTAAAGAAAAAGGTAAAGAAGGAATAAAAAAATATTTTAATGGAGGCGTTGAAATTGACAAAAATAAATGAAGTAATTGTTTTTGAAGGAATTGCTCAACCAAAACTAGCATGGGCAAAAGAATGGCTAAAAGAACCGAAGAAACTCTATATCAATGGCCAATGGGTAAAAAGTTCAGCTAATGAAACCATTGAATCTATTAATCCAGCAAATGGGCAAGTAACAGGATCGATCCACGCATCAACAGAGGAAGACATTAACAAGGCTGTTCAAGCTGCACGAGCTGCTTTTGACAATGGGCCGTGGCGCGATGTAACGCGAAAAGAGCGTGCCAAAAAGCTTCGTCAAATTAGTGCACTCATTAAAGAACACCAAGCAGAGCTAGCGACACTCGAATCGTTAGATAATGGAAAACTATATACAGAGGCCTATAACGATGACGTACAAGAAGCATCTGATCTATTTGAATATTATGCAGGTTGGACAGATAAATACTACGGTGAGAGCAATCCAGTAGAAGGTGACTTTTTAAGCTATACAACCCGTGATCCTATTGGGGTATGTGGTCAAATCGTACCATTTAATTTTCCGATAGGAATGGCTGTTTGGAAGCTTTCACCTGCCCTTGCAATGGGTAATACAGTTGTCTTGAAGCCTTCAAGCACTACATCGTATTCGGCTATTCGTTTAGTCGAGCTTATTGATGAAGCAGGGATTTTCCCTCCTGGAGTGTTGAATTTAATTCTTGGCAAAGGTTCGATTGGCTCTCACATTAGTCGCCATATGGATGTTGACAAAATTTCATTTACCGGTAGTACTCAAGTGGGCAAGAAATTGGTCCATGACTCAGCTGACTCTAACTTAAAACCTTTAACATTAGAGCTTGGAGGTAAATCACCGAATATTATTTTCAGTGACGCCCCTGACTTAGAAGCAGCAATTGAACGATCTTTCTACGGATTATTTACCCATAAAGGAGAAAAATGTTCTGCACCTACTCGGCTCATCGCACAACGAGATATTTACGATAGAGTTGTAGAAAAGCTTGGTGAATTTGCAAATAACTATAAGTGTGGTGATCCATTTGACCCTGAGAGTGATCAAGGAGCACAAGTTTCTAAAGCTCATATGGAATCAATCTTAAACTATATTGAAATTGGTAAAAGTGAAGGAGCTCGTCTTGTTGCAGGAGGAGAACGTGACATAACTGGTGAAAATGCAAATGGGTATTTTGTCCGACCGACGATTTTTGCTGATGTTGATAACAAAATGACGATTGCACAGGAAGAAATTTTTGGGCCGGTATTGTGTGTGATCCCTTTTGATACTGAGGAAGAAGCCGTTACGATGGCAAATGACACCATTTATGGGTTAGCTGCGGGGCTTTGGACAAGTGATGTGTCCCGTGCTAATCGTGTAGCTAGAAAGCTAGAAGCTGGAATGGTCTTTGTTAATAAATATGGTTGTTATGACTTTGCTAGTCCATTTGGTGGCTGGAAACAAAGTGGCTGGGGTAAAGAATATGCTGTTCACTCACTACAATCGTATACAAAAACAAAAGCGATATGGATAGCCTTTTAATAAAAATCAGGGAGAATTGAGGGGACTAACGATGATAATGAAAGCTGCAGTTATGACAGGTGTAGGAAAACCTCTTGAAATTATGGCGGTCGATCTTGCGGAACCAAAGGCAAATGAAGTACTAGTGAAAATTGTAGCAACCGGTGTATGCCATAGTGATTTAAATGCATTAAACGATGAAACAACTCCAACTCCAACAATTTTGGGTCATGAAGGAGCTGGCGTTGTTGCAGCGATTGGTCCGAATGTGTCAAAAGTAAAAGTTGGAGATAAAGTTGCTTTAAGCTGGGTTCCTTATTGCGGAACTTGTGAGTTTTGTGTTACAGGTGCCGTTCATTTATGTGAATCAGCTTTTGGACCAATGTTTGCTGGTACGCTATTAGATGGAACATGTCGATTAAGTAAAGAAGGAAAAACGATTTATCATAATTCCTTGTTATCTACATTTGCAGAATTTGCCGTGGTTCCAGAAATGTCATGTGTTAAGTTGCCAGATGAAATGCCACTCGCACAAGCTTCATTAATTGGTTGTGGTGTTGCTACTGGTTACGGGGCAGCGGTACATGCAGCAAAAGTGACTCCAGGGTCGACTGTGGCAGTATTTGGTATCGGTGGTGTTGGAGTTAATGCCATTCAAGGCGCTCGTATTGCGGGTGCTTCAAAAATTATTGCATGTGACGTAAAACCAGCAAATCTAGAAATTGCAAAAAAATTCGGGGCTACCCATACAGTTAATGTGGCCGAAGAAAATGTTGAAGCAGTCTTGAAAGTGTTAACAAATGGCTTCGGTGTCCATTTTGCGATTGACTGTTCTGGTCATACAGGTGCAACAGAAACAGCTTGGAAATCAATACGGAAAGGTGGAACCGTTGTCGCTGTTGGTGCCT harbors:
- a CDS encoding Zn-dependent alcohol dehydrogenase; protein product: MIMKAAVMTGVGKPLEIMAVDLAEPKANEVLVKIVATGVCHSDLNALNDETTPTPTILGHEGAGVVAAIGPNVSKVKVGDKVALSWVPYCGTCEFCVTGAVHLCESAFGPMFAGTLLDGTCRLSKEGKTIYHNSLLSTFAEFAVVPEMSCVKLPDEMPLAQASLIGCGVATGYGAAVHAAKVTPGSTVAVFGIGGVGVNAIQGARIAGASKIIACDVKPANLEIAKKFGATHTVNVAEENVEAVLKVLTNGFGVHFAIDCSGHTGATETAWKSIRKGGTVVAVGAFNSTMSLSIPAGGFHRVGKVLKGSFYGDTQPFRDFPAIAQLYLDGKFMLDELVLDRIKLEDINNAFDAFQDCSCINVGRSVIELSEEVAANVIDEDEEFDVVS
- a CDS encoding aldehyde dehydrogenase family protein → MTKINEVIVFEGIAQPKLAWAKEWLKEPKKLYINGQWVKSSANETIESINPANGQVTGSIHASTEEDINKAVQAARAAFDNGPWRDVTRKERAKKLRQISALIKEHQAELATLESLDNGKLYTEAYNDDVQEASDLFEYYAGWTDKYYGESNPVEGDFLSYTTRDPIGVCGQIVPFNFPIGMAVWKLSPALAMGNTVVLKPSSTTSYSAIRLVELIDEAGIFPPGVLNLILGKGSIGSHISRHMDVDKISFTGSTQVGKKLVHDSADSNLKPLTLELGGKSPNIIFSDAPDLEAAIERSFYGLFTHKGEKCSAPTRLIAQRDIYDRVVEKLGEFANNYKCGDPFDPESDQGAQVSKAHMESILNYIEIGKSEGARLVAGGERDITGENANGYFVRPTIFADVDNKMTIAQEEIFGPVLCVIPFDTEEEAVTMANDTIYGLAAGLWTSDVSRANRVARKLEAGMVFVNKYGCYDFASPFGGWKQSGWGKEYAVHSLQSYTKTKAIWIAF
- a CDS encoding lyase family protein, which translates into the protein MKREEGVGLKEIRMEEDSFGSMALPVDALYGINTYRAIENLSFSDKILQGYPEYISALVVVKKAAAKANMEAMVLSEKIGNAIISACDELLAGGYHQHFLIDMLHGGGGIATNMNINEVISNLTNKKLGSAIGDYSPVHPIDHVNASQSTSDVCHTASRIALIKSFKPLQNEIEAVIGSLAEKIADFGEITTISRTCLQDAMRVKLGETFSGYEAMLKRRLDSVNEAVEKLHQINLGGTVIGSGIGAPKEYRDVVVQKLCEASNLRLYHRENLFDAAQNIDDIANVSTQLRLLASGLIKLAKDLRLLSSGPEAGFSEIVLPSVQAGSSFFPGKVNPVIPETLIQCCFQIIGIDQTVQAALEHGELNLNVFEGAAVTNSFDAMNMLEKALRTFRKNCLNGIKANLERCEELSNSYIPLVVELKEILGYSVTSSMIKEKGKEGIKKYFNGGVEIDKNK